The following are encoded together in the Vibrio zhugei genome:
- a CDS encoding YaeP family protein: MQVYDCCDLVRALYAQIGSGDQGYVSQAIGCALKALNDIAADETLDQATRERAAFAAANLLISDFEDAS, translated from the coding sequence ATGCAAGTGTATGATTGTTGTGATTTAGTTCGAGCGCTTTACGCGCAAATCGGTAGTGGTGACCAAGGCTATGTGTCTCAAGCCATTGGTTGTGCCCTCAAGGCATTGAATGATATTGCAGCGGATGAGACACTGGATCAGGCCACTCGTGAGCGCGCGGCATTTGCTGCGGCCAATTTACTCATTTCTGATTTTGAGGATGCGTCATGA
- the tsaA gene encoding tRNA (N6-threonylcarbamoyladenosine(37)-N6)-methyltransferase TrmO: protein MHTISPIGLVESPYQEKFAVPRQPRLVPAATARIRLLGETNCAEAIRGIEQFSHLWLLFLFDQNLAKGWKPTVRPPRLGGNERIGVLASRSTFRPNGIGMSAVEFRGISQIGDQYYLDVGSVDLVDATPVIDIKPYIPYSDAIPDAQGGYADSAPHTLPVLFSDCAQMMLQSIPDKHVVQNVIEQVLAQDPRPAYKKNKPDAKEYAVNLYNFNVKFTVIDNLVRVTAIEPF from the coding sequence ATGCACACTATCTCCCCTATCGGTCTCGTTGAAAGCCCATACCAAGAAAAATTTGCCGTGCCTCGCCAGCCCCGTCTGGTGCCCGCGGCAACCGCGCGTATTCGTTTATTGGGCGAGACCAATTGCGCAGAAGCCATTCGTGGTATCGAACAATTTAGTCATCTCTGGCTACTGTTTTTATTTGATCAAAATTTGGCAAAAGGTTGGAAACCTACCGTGCGGCCGCCGCGCCTAGGCGGCAATGAACGGATTGGTGTCTTGGCGTCACGTTCGACATTTCGCCCGAATGGCATTGGTATGTCAGCCGTTGAATTCAGAGGCATCAGCCAAATTGGCGATCAATATTATCTTGATGTCGGTAGTGTCGATCTTGTCGATGCGACGCCGGTGATTGATATTAAACCCTACATTCCCTATTCCGATGCCATCCCTGATGCACAAGGTGGCTACGCGGATTCAGCTCCCCACACACTCCCAGTGTTGTTCAGTGATTGTGCACAGATGATGCTGCAATCGATCCCCGATAAACACGTCGTGCAAAACGTGATTGAACAAGTGCTCGCACAAGATCCAAGGCCGGCTTATAAGAAAAACAAACCGGATGCCAAAGAATATGCGGTAAATTTGTACAATTTTAATGTTAAATTCACGGTTATCGACAACTTAGTGCGTGTAACCGCAATAGAGCCCTTTTGA
- a CDS encoding proline--tRNA ligase, with the protein MRTSKYLLSTLKETPNDAEITSHQLMLRAGMIRKLASGLYTWLPTGLRVLRKVENIVREEMNHAGSVETLMPVVQPSELWQETGRWDKFGPELLRIADRHDRSFVLGPTHEEVITDMVRNEVKSYKQLPMNLFQIQTKFRDEVRPRFGVMRSREFIMKDAYSFHLDKASLQETYAEMHKAYCNVFNRMGLDFRPVLADTGSIGGSGSHEFHVLAQSGEDLIASSTDSDYAANIEKAEAVAPQAQADAPTQTMTQVATPNAKTIADLVSQHGIAIEKTVKTLFFKASDAVEAPIVALMVRGDHELNEVKAEHLPEIASPLEMAEEEEIRAIVGAGPGSLGPIGLTVPLIVDRAVAVMSDFGAGANIDGQHYFGINWGRDVELGQVADIRNVVEGDPSPCGHGTLQLTRGIEVGHIFQLGDNYSEKMKATVLGPDGKSQVMQMGCYGIGITRVVAAAIEQNHDKFGIIWPDAIAPFQVAIVPMNMHKSERVKAAAEKLYAELTAAGIDVLFDDRKERPGVMFSDMELIGIPHTIIIGDRSMDEGNFEYKHRRTGEKTPVAMDSIIEHIHSVIA; encoded by the coding sequence ATGCGTACCAGTAAATATCTTCTTTCTACCCTGAAGGAGACTCCAAACGACGCAGAGATCACGAGCCACCAGCTCATGTTACGTGCAGGTATGATCCGTAAGTTAGCTTCAGGTCTTTATACTTGGCTTCCTACTGGTCTGCGCGTTTTGCGTAAAGTCGAAAACATTGTTCGTGAAGAAATGAACCATGCAGGCTCTGTTGAAACGCTGATGCCCGTGGTTCAGCCCTCTGAACTATGGCAAGAAACTGGACGCTGGGATAAGTTCGGTCCCGAACTTCTCCGTATTGCTGACCGTCATGATCGCTCGTTTGTACTGGGTCCAACGCACGAAGAAGTCATCACAGACATGGTGCGTAACGAAGTCAAATCGTACAAACAGCTGCCAATGAACCTGTTTCAGATTCAAACCAAATTCCGCGATGAAGTTCGTCCTCGTTTTGGGGTTATGCGCTCTCGTGAATTCATCATGAAAGATGCGTACTCATTCCACCTTGATAAAGCCAGCCTACAAGAAACCTACGCAGAAATGCACAAGGCTTACTGTAACGTCTTTAACCGCATGGGCTTGGATTTCCGTCCCGTGTTGGCTGATACAGGCTCAATCGGTGGTAGCGGCTCTCACGAGTTCCATGTATTGGCACAAAGCGGCGAAGATTTGATCGCGTCTTCCACCGACTCTGACTACGCGGCCAACATCGAAAAAGCCGAAGCGGTTGCCCCGCAAGCGCAAGCTGATGCTCCGACACAAACAATGACGCAAGTCGCTACGCCAAATGCTAAAACCATTGCAGACTTGGTCAGCCAACACGGTATCGCTATCGAGAAAACGGTAAAAACCTTATTCTTCAAAGCCTCTGATGCAGTGGAAGCGCCAATCGTTGCGTTAATGGTTCGTGGTGACCATGAACTAAACGAAGTCAAAGCCGAACACTTACCTGAAATTGCTTCCCCTCTTGAAATGGCGGAAGAAGAAGAAATTCGTGCGATTGTCGGTGCAGGCCCAGGCTCACTAGGACCGATTGGTTTGACTGTTCCATTAATCGTTGACCGCGCGGTCGCGGTCATGAGTGACTTTGGCGCTGGCGCCAATATCGATGGTCAGCATTACTTCGGTATCAACTGGGGCCGTGATGTTGAATTAGGACAAGTTGCCGATATCCGTAATGTGGTGGAAGGCGATCCAAGTCCATGTGGTCACGGAACGCTACAACTGACACGTGGTATCGAAGTCGGTCATATTTTCCAATTGGGTGACAACTACTCAGAGAAAATGAAAGCGACCGTGCTCGGTCCTGATGGTAAGAGCCAAGTGATGCAAATGGGTTGTTACGGTATTGGTATCACACGCGTTGTGGCTGCTGCTATCGAACAAAACCACGATAAATTTGGCATCATCTGGCCAGATGCGATTGCGCCTTTCCAAGTGGCTATCGTGCCAATGAACATGCATAAATCGGAACGCGTAAAAGCCGCCGCTGAGAAACTGTATGCGGAGTTGACCGCAGCCGGCATCGACGTCCTGTTTGATGATCGTAAAGAGCGTCCTGGCGTGATGTTCTCAGATATGGAACTGATTGGTATTCCCCATACCATTATCATCGGTGATCGTAGTATGGACGAGGGTAACTTCGAATATAAACACCGCCGCACCGGAGAAAAAACTCCCGTGGCAATGGACAGCATCATCGAACACATTCACTCCGTTATCGCCTAA
- the purL gene encoding phosphoribosylformylglycinamidine synthase produces the protein MRILRGSPALSEFRVQKLLETCREYQLPVTDIYAEFMHFAELNIELDEQEVEKLAQLLTYGPTIQEHEPQGLCLLVTPRPGTISPWSSKATDIAHNCGLQAVERLERGTAYYVTCDAELSDEQLMTLQGLLHDRMMEVVFTDFSQAEALFGHAEPAPMTAVDILNGGRRALEKANVSLGLALAEDEIDYLVESFTKLERNPNDIELMMFAQANSEHCRHKIFNADWTIDGEKQDKSLFKMIKNTMEMHPEYVLSAYKDNAAVMEGSKVGRFFADSTTGQYGYHHEDAHILMKVETHNHPTAISPWPGASTGSGGEIRDEGATGIGGKPKAGLVGFTVSNLRIPNFEQPWESDFGKPGRIVNALDIMLEGPLGGAAFNNEFGRPNLLGYFRTYEEKVTSHAGEEIRGYHKPIMIAGGMGNIRDEHVQKKEIPVGAKLIVLGGPAMNIGLGGGAASSMASGQSAEDLDFASVQRENPEMERRCQEVIDRCWQMGEDNPIAFIHDVGAGGISNALPELVDDGNRGGRFQLRDVPNDEPGMTPLEIWCNESQERYVMAVAPEHMACFDAICKRERAPYAVVGEATQERHLTLQDTHFDNTPIDMPMDILLGKAPKMSRDVTTLKVTSPALNRDGIAMNDAIDRILRLPAVAEKTFLITIGDRSVTGLVARDQMVGPWQVPVANCAVTAGSYDTYHGEAMSMGERTPVALLDFGASARLAVGESLTNIAATAIGDIKRIKLSANWMSPAGHPGEDAGLYEAVKAVGEELCPALGLTIPVGKDSMSMKTTWEDNGEKKEVTSPLSLVMTAFARVEDVRQTVTPQLRTDKGDSHLIAIDLGNGKNRLGATALAQVYKQLGDTPADVDSAEQLKGFFNAIQELVINERVVAYHDKGDGGLFVTLAEMAFAGHCGINADISALGEDALAALFNEELGAVIQVLDTQLDEVRAVLARHGLSECTHVIGTVNASDDFVITQGHHVVVERSRTELRSIWGETTYEMQALRDNPACAKQEFDAKKDNSDPGLNVALTFDVNEDIAAPYIAKGAKPRMAVLREQGVNSHVEMAAAFDRAGFEAQDIHMSDILTGRAVLEDYQGLVACGGFSYGDVLGAGEGWAKSVLFNAQAREQFERFFQRDDTLSLGVCNGCQMLSNLKDLIPGAQLWPRFVRNESERFEARFSLVEVQKSDSIFFDGMAGSRMPIAVSHGEGRVEVRDADHLQAIEQSGTVALRFVDNLGNATQQYPNNPNGSPNAMTGLTTQDGRVTIMMPHPERVFRTVANSWHPDDWGENSAWMRMFQNARKQLG, from the coding sequence ATGAGAATTTTGCGTGGTTCCCCAGCTCTTTCTGAGTTTCGTGTACAAAAGTTACTTGAAACGTGTCGTGAATATCAACTCCCTGTCACCGATATTTATGCCGAGTTTATGCACTTTGCTGAGCTTAATATTGAGCTTGATGAACAAGAAGTTGAAAAATTAGCTCAGTTACTCACTTACGGCCCAACCATTCAAGAGCATGAACCACAAGGCTTATGCCTGCTTGTCACGCCTCGTCCCGGCACCATCTCTCCTTGGTCTTCTAAAGCTACTGATATTGCACACAACTGTGGATTGCAGGCGGTTGAACGTCTTGAGCGAGGCACGGCATACTATGTGACTTGTGACGCTGAGTTATCGGACGAGCAGTTGATGACGCTGCAAGGCTTACTGCATGATCGCATGATGGAAGTGGTGTTTACCGATTTCTCGCAAGCTGAAGCCTTGTTCGGTCACGCTGAACCGGCGCCAATGACCGCGGTTGATATCTTAAATGGCGGACGTCGTGCACTTGAAAAAGCAAACGTTTCCCTTGGTTTGGCGTTGGCGGAAGATGAAATTGACTACTTGGTCGAGAGCTTTACCAAGCTAGAGCGTAATCCCAACGATATTGAATTAATGATGTTCGCTCAGGCCAACTCGGAGCATTGCCGCCATAAGATTTTTAATGCCGATTGGACGATTGACGGTGAGAAGCAAGATAAGTCCTTGTTTAAAATGATTAAGAACACCATGGAGATGCATCCTGAATACGTGTTATCGGCTTACAAAGATAATGCGGCCGTGATGGAAGGCTCCAAGGTAGGGCGCTTTTTTGCCGACTCTACAACCGGTCAGTACGGATACCATCACGAAGACGCTCACATTTTGATGAAAGTCGAAACCCATAACCATCCAACAGCCATTTCACCGTGGCCTGGGGCATCAACTGGCTCCGGTGGCGAGATTCGTGATGAAGGTGCTACCGGAATTGGTGGGAAACCGAAAGCGGGATTGGTCGGTTTTACTGTGTCTAACTTACGCATTCCTAACTTTGAGCAGCCTTGGGAAAGTGACTTTGGTAAGCCAGGTCGCATCGTCAATGCTCTGGATATCATGTTAGAAGGGCCTTTGGGTGGTGCCGCCTTCAATAATGAATTCGGTCGTCCTAATCTATTAGGTTACTTTCGAACTTATGAAGAAAAAGTGACGTCTCATGCTGGCGAAGAAATACGCGGTTATCATAAACCTATTATGATCGCGGGTGGGATGGGCAACATTCGCGATGAGCATGTCCAAAAGAAAGAGATTCCTGTCGGTGCGAAACTGATCGTGCTTGGCGGACCTGCCATGAACATTGGCCTTGGTGGGGGCGCGGCCTCTTCGATGGCTTCGGGGCAATCGGCAGAAGATTTGGATTTTGCCTCGGTACAGCGTGAAAACCCAGAGATGGAACGTCGTTGTCAGGAAGTCATCGACCGTTGCTGGCAGATGGGTGAAGACAACCCCATTGCCTTTATTCACGATGTTGGTGCTGGTGGCATTTCGAATGCCTTACCGGAGTTAGTGGATGACGGCAACCGTGGTGGTCGTTTCCAATTGCGTGATGTCCCCAATGATGAGCCGGGTATGACACCACTTGAAATCTGGTGTAATGAATCTCAAGAACGTTATGTGATGGCGGTCGCGCCAGAGCACATGGCGTGTTTTGATGCCATCTGTAAGCGTGAACGTGCCCCTTATGCCGTGGTGGGTGAAGCGACGCAAGAGCGTCATTTGACGTTACAAGATACGCATTTTGACAATACCCCGATTGATATGCCTATGGACATTCTGTTGGGTAAAGCACCAAAAATGTCGCGTGATGTGACAACATTGAAAGTCACCAGTCCAGCCCTCAACCGAGATGGCATTGCGATGAATGACGCCATTGATCGCATTTTACGTTTACCTGCAGTCGCCGAGAAAACCTTCTTGATCACCATAGGTGACCGATCAGTGACTGGGTTGGTCGCTCGCGACCAAATGGTTGGGCCTTGGCAGGTGCCAGTCGCGAACTGTGCCGTGACTGCAGGAAGTTACGATACTTACCATGGTGAAGCAATGTCGATGGGAGAACGTACTCCAGTCGCACTGCTTGATTTTGGGGCTTCTGCGCGTTTGGCTGTCGGGGAATCACTCACAAACATCGCTGCGACCGCCATCGGTGATATCAAGCGTATTAAATTGTCGGCAAACTGGATGTCTCCGGCCGGACACCCCGGTGAAGACGCTGGCTTGTACGAAGCCGTGAAAGCCGTTGGTGAAGAACTCTGTCCGGCTTTGGGCTTGACGATCCCTGTTGGTAAAGACTCGATGTCGATGAAAACCACTTGGGAAGACAATGGTGAGAAAAAAGAAGTGACCTCGCCGTTATCGTTGGTGATGACCGCTTTCGCTCGCGTGGAAGATGTTCGTCAAACCGTTACTCCTCAGTTACGCACCGACAAAGGGGATTCGCACCTCATTGCCATCGATTTGGGGAATGGGAAAAACCGCTTAGGGGCGACAGCTCTTGCGCAAGTGTATAAACAGCTTGGGGATACGCCTGCGGATGTCGACAGCGCGGAACAATTGAAGGGCTTCTTTAACGCGATACAAGAGCTGGTCATTAACGAGCGTGTGGTCGCGTATCACGATAAGGGTGATGGCGGTTTATTTGTGACGTTAGCGGAGATGGCTTTCGCTGGACACTGCGGTATCAATGCAGATATTAGCGCATTGGGAGAGGATGCACTCGCAGCGTTATTTAACGAAGAGCTTGGCGCGGTGATTCAGGTTCTCGATACGCAATTGGATGAGGTGCGCGCCGTATTGGCACGCCATGGTCTGAGCGAATGTACGCACGTTATCGGTACGGTCAATGCATCGGATGATTTTGTCATTACCCAAGGTCATCACGTTGTGGTGGAACGTTCACGCACTGAACTGCGTAGCATCTGGGGCGAAACAACCTATGAGATGCAAGCGCTGCGTGATAATCCTGCCTGTGCGAAGCAAGAGTTTGACGCGAAGAAAGACAACTCGGATCCGGGACTGAATGTTGCGTTAACCTTTGATGTCAACGAGGATATTGCTGCCCCTTATATCGCTAAAGGCGCGAAGCCGCGGATGGCGGTACTACGTGAGCAAGGCGTTAACTCTCATGTAGAAATGGCTGCCGCGTTTGATCGTGCTGGGTTTGAGGCTCAGGATATCCACATGAGTGATATTTTAACTGGTCGTGCCGTGCTTGAGGACTATCAAGGCTTGGTTGCATGTGGCGGTTTCTCTTACGGTGACGTGTTGGGCGCTGGCGAAGGTTGGGCGAAGTCGGTATTATTCAATGCGCAAGCTCGTGAACAGTTCGAACGTTTCTTCCAGCGCGATGACACTCTGTCCTTAGGGGTATGTAATGGCTGTCAAATGCTGTCGAACCTGAAAGACTTGATCCCAGGTGCGCAGTTATGGCCACGCTTTGTGCGCAATGAGTCGGAGCGTTTTGAAGCCCGCTTCTCATTGGTGGAAGTTCAAAAATCCGATTCGATTTTCTTTGATGGTATGGCGGGATCACGTATGCCAATTGCGGTTTCCCACGGTGAAGGCCGAGTGGAAGTGCGCGATGCAGATCACCTGCAGGCGATTGAGCAATCGGGGACGGTTGCGTTGCGGTTTGTCGATAATTTAGGTAATGCGACACAGCAATATCCGAATAACCCGAATGGCTCACCTAATGCGATGACCGGTTTAACGACGCAAGATGGTCGCGTCACCATTATGATGCCACACCCAGAGCGCGTATTCCGTACTGTAGCGAACTCATGGCATCCTGATGACTGGGGTGAAAATAGTGCTTGGATGCGCATGTTCCAGAACGCTCGTAAGCAGCTGGGGTAA
- a CDS encoding DUF4250 domain-containing protein: MNLDNYANMDPIMLFSLVNTKLRDDFDGDLEKLITFYDMDRQRLLDKLSSAGFEYLPDVGQFR, translated from the coding sequence ATGAATCTAGACAACTATGCCAATATGGATCCAATCATGCTTTTCAGTCTCGTCAATACTAAGCTACGTGACGATTTTGATGGCGACCTAGAAAAGCTCATCACTTTTTACGATATGGATCGCCAGCGTTTACTCGATAAGCTCTCCAGTGCGGGGTTTGAATACCTACCAGATGTTGGGCAATTTCGCTAA